CACATTCATCAAAAAATGCTATCGAAAACCATTTTGATACATCTTTTGAATTAGAAACAATGCTGGAAAAACGTGTGAAGCGTCAGCTTCTAGAAGAAGTTCGTTCTATCTGTCCAAAAAATGTAACCATTATGCACGTTCGTCAAGGTAATGCGAAAGGTTTAGGTCACGCCGTGTTATGCGGTCGTCCTTTAGTAGGAAATGAATCTTTTGCCGTTATGTTACCAGATGTATTATTAGCTGAATTTAGTGCAGATCAGAAAAAAGAAAATCTTGCTGCAATGATTCAACGCTTTAATGAAACTGGCGCAAGCCAAATTATGGTAACCCCAGTTCCGCAAGAAAATGTGAGTAGCTATGGTGTTGCAGATTGTGGTGGCATTGAGCTTAATGGCGGCGAAAGTGCAAAAATTAATAGTATTGTTGAAAAACCTTCTATTGAAGACGCACCATCAAATCTTGCTGTGGTTGGGCGTTATGTTTTTTCAGCAGCAATTTGGGATTTGTTAGAAAAAACACCAATTGGTGTTGGCGATGAAATCCAATTAACCGATGCTATTGATATGCTCATTGAAAAAGAAACCGTTGAAGCATTTCATATGACAGGGGAAACTTTTGATTGTGGCGATAAAATTGGTTATATGGAAGCTTTCGTAGAATATGGTATTCGTCACGAAAAATTAGGTAAAGAATTTAAATCCTTTATCAAAAATTTGGCAAAAACGCTATAAATAGCACTAATACAAATAAAATGGACAAAATGAAAGATTTTGTCCATTTTTGTTTTATTATTAATATAGAATATTGCTTTATGAATAAATATGCACAATAATAGAATAATTAATTAAAACAAAAAGGAAAAATTATGGCACTTTGGGGTGGGCGTTTTACACAAGCCGCAGATAAGCGTTTTAAAGATTTTAATGACTCATTACGTTTTGACTATCGTTTGGCAGAACAGGATATTCAAGGCTCAATTGGCTGGTCCAAGGCCTTAGTAAAAGTGAATGTATTAACTGTTGAAGAACAGCATCAACTTGAGCAAGCACTAAATGAATTACTTGTTGAAGTGCGGTCAAATCCGCAAGCAATTTTACAAGATGATGCTGAAGATATTCATAGTTGGGTTGAGAGTAAGCTAATTGATAAAGTAGGCAACCTTGGTAAAAAATTACATACTGGTCGTAGCCGCAACGATCAAGTGGCAGTAGATATAAAACTGTGGTGCAAACAGCGTGTGGTTGAATTACAAGAATCCGTGCGTAATTTGCAACGCCACTTAGTTCAAACCGCAGAAAACACACAACAAGCAGTAATGCCTGGCTACACCCATTTACAACGAGCTCAACCAATCACTTTTGCCCATTGGTGTATGGCATATGTGGAAATGTTCGACCGCGACTATTCACGTTTAACAGATGCGTATAATCGTATGAATACTTGTCCACTTGGTAGTGGTGCGCTGGCTGGTACGGCTTATGCTGTAGATCGTGATTCACTTGCGCACGATCTTAGTTTTGCTTTCGCAACTAGAAATAGCTTAGATAGCGTCTCTGATCGCGATCATATCGTAGAATTACTTTCTATCGCCTCTCTTAGTATGGCACATCTTTCCCGCTTTGCTGAAGATATGATTATCTTTAACAGCGGAGAAGCAAATTTCGTGGAACTATCCGATCGTGTGACTTCTGGTTCATCATTAATGCCACAAAAGAAAAATCCTGATGCTTGTGAGTTAATTCGGGGCAAAACGGGGAGAGTAATTGGTTCATTAACATCTATGTTAATCACCTTAAAAGGCTTGCCACTTGCGTATAATAAAGATATGCAAGAAGACAAAGAGGGCATTTTTGATGCCTTAGATACTTGGCAAAACTGTGTAGATATGGCAACGTTCGTCTTAGATGAATTGAAAGTAAATGTTGAACGTACTCGTGAAGCTGCGTTAAAAGGATATTCAAACGCAACTGAATTAGCGGATTATTTAGTCTCTAAAGGCGTACCTTTCCGAGATTCCCATCATATCGTGGGCGAAACAGTGGTTTATGCAATCGAGAAAGGCAAAGGATTAGAAGATCTGACTATCCCTGAATTCCGCCAATTTAGTGAAGTAGTGGGAGATGACGTTTACGAGATTCTTTCTCTCCAATCTTGCTTAGACAAACGTTGTGCAAAAGGTGGCGTATCGCCATTGCGTGTTGCCGAAGCTATTGCAGAAGCCAAAACAAGATTTGCTTAATTAATATTATAACTTAGAGATCACATTGGATTTTACAAGCCTCTAAGTACCACCTATTTATAAGCAAAAACACTTAAATAAGATGATAAAAACAAAAAGTGCGGAAAAAACCACCGCACTTTTTATCTCAATTAGGAATAATCAATGACCAATCAACAAGACTATACTCAAGACAATGACAAACTTTACCGTTATCTTTTCCAACATCGTGCAGTTCGTGGAGAATGGGTTCGCTTAAATAAAACATTTACTGATACATTAAATACCCATCAGTATCCTAAAGCAGTACAGGATTTATTGGGAGAAATGATGGTAGCGACTAATTTACTCACTGCCACACTAAAATTTGCCGGCAATATTACCGTACAAATTCAAGGCGATGGCCCATTACGCTTAGCATTAGTAAATGGTAATGATCAACAACAAATCCGCGCCCTTGCTCGAGTGGATGGCAACATCACTGAAAATATGAGTCTGCATAATATGATTGGTAAAGGCGTATTGGTCATTACTATTGCACCAAAAGAAGGCGAACGCTATCAAGGTGTAATTAGCTTGGATAAACCCACGATCACGGAATGCTTAGAAGATTATTTTGTACGCTCAGAACAGCTTCAAACTCAATTAATTATTCGTACTGGAGAATATGAAGGCAAGCCAGTGGCAGCAGGTATGTTATTACAAATTATGCCTGATGGTTCTGGTACACCAGAAGATTTTGAGCATTTAACTACGCTCGCAGCAACAGTAAAAGATGAAGAATTATTTGGTCTCCCTGCAGAAGAGTTACTCTATCGTTTATATCACGAAGAAACCGTCAATCTTTATCCAGCACAAGATGTACAATTTTTCTGTGGCTGCTCTGCTGAGCGTTCTAGTTCTGCATTACTGCTCATCTCTGATGAAGAAATTGACGAAATATTAGCCGAACATAAAGGCAGTATTGATATGCAATGTGAGTGTTGTGGTACACACTACTTCTTTAATAAAGAAGCGATTGAAAAATTAAAATCAACAAGAGTTTAAAAACAATCCCGACACAATGTCGGGATTTTTGCTCTATATCACAATATCACTAAAAAGAGGTAAAGTTCTTAAAAAAATGTTTAAAAATGAGATCTACTTAACATTTTTTTATATTGACATCCATTATAATAAGCCACAGTTAAATTTTAATCTTATATATTAGAGGTGACTTATGACAGACTTAAATAAAGTGGTAAAAGAACTTGAAGCTCTTGGCATTTATGACGTAAAAGAAGTTGTTTACAATCCAAGCTACGAGCAATTGTTCGAAGAAGAAACTAAACCAGGCTTAGAAGGCTTTGAAAAAGGTACTTTAACTACGACTGGTGCAGTGGCAGTAGATACAGGTATCTTCACAGGTCGTTCTCCAAAAGATAAATATATCGTGTTAGATGAAAAAACAAAAGATACTGTTTGGTGGACATCTGAAACAGCAAAAAACGACAACAAGCCAATGAACCAAGCTACATGGCAAAGCTTAAAAGACTTGGTAACTAACCAACTTTCTCGTAAACGCTTATTTGTAGTTGATGGTTTCTGTGGTGCGAGCGAACACGACCGTATTGCAGTACGTATTGTCACTGAAGTAGCGTGGCAAGCACATTTTGTAAAAAATATGTTTATTCGCCCAACTGAAGAACAACTCAAAAATTTTGAACCAGATTTCGTTGT
The nucleotide sequence above comes from Haemophilus influenzae. Encoded proteins:
- the galU gene encoding UTP--glucose-1-phosphate uridylyltransferase GalU, whose translation is MKAIIPVAGLGTRMLPATKAIPKEMLTLVDKPLIQYVVNECVAAGIKEIVLVTHSSKNAIENHFDTSFELETMLEKRVKRQLLEEVRSICPKNVTIMHVRQGNAKGLGHAVLCGRPLVGNESFAVMLPDVLLAEFSADQKKENLAAMIQRFNETGASQIMVTPVPQENVSSYGVADCGGIELNGGESAKINSIVEKPSIEDAPSNLAVVGRYVFSAAIWDLLEKTPIGVGDEIQLTDAIDMLIEKETVEAFHMTGETFDCGDKIGYMEAFVEYGIRHEKLGKEFKSFIKNLAKTL
- the argH gene encoding argininosuccinate lyase codes for the protein MALWGGRFTQAADKRFKDFNDSLRFDYRLAEQDIQGSIGWSKALVKVNVLTVEEQHQLEQALNELLVEVRSNPQAILQDDAEDIHSWVESKLIDKVGNLGKKLHTGRSRNDQVAVDIKLWCKQRVVELQESVRNLQRHLVQTAENTQQAVMPGYTHLQRAQPITFAHWCMAYVEMFDRDYSRLTDAYNRMNTCPLGSGALAGTAYAVDRDSLAHDLSFAFATRNSLDSVSDRDHIVELLSIASLSMAHLSRFAEDMIIFNSGEANFVELSDRVTSGSSLMPQKKNPDACELIRGKTGRVIGSLTSMLITLKGLPLAYNKDMQEDKEGIFDALDTWQNCVDMATFVLDELKVNVERTREAALKGYSNATELADYLVSKGVPFRDSHHIVGETVVYAIEKGKGLEDLTIPEFRQFSEVVGDDVYEILSLQSCLDKRCAKGGVSPLRVAEAIAEAKTRFA
- the hslO gene encoding Hsp33 family molecular chaperone HslO, coding for MTNQQDYTQDNDKLYRYLFQHRAVRGEWVRLNKTFTDTLNTHQYPKAVQDLLGEMMVATNLLTATLKFAGNITVQIQGDGPLRLALVNGNDQQQIRALARVDGNITENMSLHNMIGKGVLVITIAPKEGERYQGVISLDKPTITECLEDYFVRSEQLQTQLIIRTGEYEGKPVAAGMLLQIMPDGSGTPEDFEHLTTLAATVKDEELFGLPAEELLYRLYHEETVNLYPAQDVQFFCGCSAERSSSALLLISDEEIDEILAEHKGSIDMQCECCGTHYFFNKEAIEKLKSTRV